From one Streptomyces sp. N50 genomic stretch:
- the galU gene encoding UTP--glucose-1-phosphate uridylyltransferase GalU: MIAPHSSATPAPARVPTVRKAVVPAAGLGTRFLPATKATPKEMLPVVDKPAIQYVVEEAAAAGLDDILMVTGRHKRAIEDHFDHAFELEQALAAKGDTVRLDAVRDPARLADIHHIRQGDPLGLGHAVLCARHHVGDQPFAVLLGDDLIDPRETLLSQMLEVRERYAGSVVALMEVPAESVHLYGCAAVEPTGEEGVVRVTGLVEKPSREDAPSRYAVIGRYVLDPAIFPTLERTPPGRGGEIQLTDALQELAAQGTVHGVVFKGLRYDTGDKADYLRTVVRLACDRDDLGPEFVAWLKEFVAGLESGGSTEEGEGTRIAA; this comes from the coding sequence ATGATCGCCCCCCACTCTTCAGCCACCCCCGCACCCGCCCGCGTCCCCACGGTCCGCAAGGCGGTCGTACCGGCCGCCGGGCTCGGCACGCGGTTCCTGCCCGCGACGAAGGCGACGCCGAAGGAGATGCTCCCGGTCGTCGACAAGCCCGCGATCCAGTACGTCGTCGAGGAGGCCGCCGCGGCCGGACTCGACGACATCCTGATGGTCACCGGCCGGCACAAGCGCGCCATCGAGGACCACTTCGACCACGCCTTCGAACTCGAACAGGCCCTGGCCGCCAAGGGCGACACCGTGCGCCTGGACGCCGTACGCGACCCCGCACGCCTCGCGGACATCCACCACATCCGCCAGGGCGACCCGCTCGGCCTCGGCCACGCGGTGCTCTGCGCCCGCCACCACGTCGGCGACCAGCCCTTCGCGGTCCTCCTCGGCGACGACCTGATCGACCCGCGCGAGACCCTGCTCAGCCAGATGCTGGAGGTCCGCGAACGGTACGCCGGCAGCGTGGTCGCCCTCATGGAAGTCCCCGCGGAATCAGTCCACTTGTACGGCTGCGCGGCCGTGGAGCCGACCGGCGAGGAGGGTGTCGTACGCGTCACCGGCCTGGTCGAGAAGCCGTCCCGCGAGGACGCGCCGAGCCGCTACGCAGTAATCGGCCGCTACGTCCTCGACCCCGCGATCTTCCCCACCCTGGAGCGCACCCCGCCCGGCCGCGGCGGCGAGATCCAACTCACCGACGCCCTGCAGGAGTTGGCCGCCCAAGGCACGGTCCACGGAGTCGTCTTCAAGGGCCTGCGCTACGACACCGGCGACAAGGCCGACTACCTGCGCACGGTGGTCCGGCTGGCCTGCGACCGCGACGACCTGGGGCCCGAATTCGTCGCGTGGCTCAAGGAGTTCGTGGCGGGACTGGAGAGCGGCGGGAGCACCGAAGAGGGCGAGGGCACGCGGATCGCGGCCTGA
- a CDS encoding DUF4442 domain-containing protein, with amino-acid sequence MSIGELLAATVPMVRTLNLEYLETSPERAVLALPDQSEYRNHVGGPHAGAMFTLGESASGAIVLAAFGDQLSRAVPLPVNAEIAFKKIALGPVKATATLGRPAADVVAELDAGERPEFPVTVAIQREDGAVTGEMTVTWTLRPNG; translated from the coding sequence ATGTCGATAGGCGAATTGCTCGCCGCCACGGTGCCGATGGTTCGGACCCTGAACCTGGAGTATCTGGAGACCAGTCCGGAGCGGGCCGTGCTGGCCCTGCCGGATCAGAGCGAGTACCGCAACCACGTCGGCGGGCCGCACGCCGGTGCCATGTTCACCCTCGGCGAGTCCGCCAGCGGCGCGATCGTCCTCGCCGCCTTCGGCGACCAGCTCTCGCGGGCCGTGCCGCTTCCGGTCAACGCCGAGATCGCGTTCAAGAAGATCGCCCTCGGCCCGGTGAAGGCCACCGCGACCCTCGGCCGCCCCGCCGCCGACGTCGTCGCCGAACTCGACGCGGGCGAGCGCCCCGAGTTCCCCGTCACCGTCGCCATCCAGCGCGAGGACGGCGCCGTCACCGGCGAGATGACGGTCACCTGGACCCTCCGGCCGAACGGCTGA